CCTACCGAGGAGAATTTAAAATCTCTTTCATTGGCATTGGATGCACCTTTTGATACCTTAAGGAAGGCATGGGTAGCAGAGAAAATTTACCAAATTCTAGAGCATGAATCCGATGCTGTAGAGATACTTTCCCTGGCAGAATCCAGGGTAGAGTACTTGAGCAGCCATAAAGCACTTCAGATGCAGGGTTTATCAAAATCCATTCAGGAAAAGTTGTCTGCTATTGATGCCCTAAAGAAGGATTGGAATTCCAAAAGGCCTTTGAATAGGACACAGCTTCGCAAAATGCAGGAGTTTTTCATGGTGTCCTACACCTATGAAAGCAATAGGATTGAAGGCAATACCCTTACCCTTCAGGAGACCCATTTGGTAGTCAATGAAGGGATTACTATTGGGGGTAAGTCCATGAGGGAGCATTTAGAGGCTATTAATCATGCTGAGGCTGTTTCGTACATTGAACAGCTGGTTTCCGATAAAATGGATTTTGGACCCAGGGTCTTGATGGAATTGCATTACCTAATCCTTAAGGGTATAGACAAAGAAAATGCCGGTAGGTATAGGAAGGTTCCTGTAAGGATTTCAGGAAGTGAGCATGTGCCGCCTCAGCCTTTTCTTTTGGACAAAATGATGGAGGAGTATTTTATCCATTATGATAATCAAAAAAAAATCCTTCATCCGGTTATTTTGGCGGCAGAGATGCATGAGCGTTTGGTCAGTATCCATCCATTTATTGATGGCAATGGAAGGACAAGTAGGTTGGTCATGAATCTGATCCTCTTGAAGCATGGGTTGACCATTGCTAATCTGAAAGGGGATCTGGCTTCCAGGTTGTCTTACTATAAGGCATTAGAGGCTGTACAAATTGATAATAATCCGGATATTTTCTATCACTTGGTAGCTGATGCAGTTATAGAATCTCTCCAGAAGCATTTGGAGATGGTGTAGGTATCACCCTGTGACGCAAGTCATGGGGTGGTTTCTGAAGTCGGAAGTTGGAAGTCGGATTTCGAAGGTCGGAAGTAGGGTTTTGAACCATTAAGGAGTTCAGGGAATTAAGGGGTTCATTAAGAAGGTGGATTTCTGAAAGTCGCATTTGGGAATAAAAAATGCCAAAGGACAGAAGGGCCACCTAAGAAAATAGCCTTGGGTAAAATGAAATGTTCAAGAAAATCAAAGGTCTGAAGGACCGGTTTGAAGTGGGAAGTAGGAAGTCGGTCGTCGGATTTCGAAGGTTGGAAGTAGGTGTCACGTCCTGAAATAGCTTGACAGATTAAGTCAAACTAAAAACAGGAAAAAAATGACAAAAACGGTTCGGGAATTTAACAGGTACAGTATTAGCTTCAAGAAGCAAGTAGTAGAGGAGCTGGAAAATGGAAGTTCCTATTCTTATCTTCAAAAGAAGTATGATATTAGAGGAGCGGAGACGATCCAGAGGTGGGTCAGGTCCTTTGGCAGGGATCATTTGTTGAACAAAAGGGTTAGAATAGAGACTATGGATGAGAAGAGAAGACTTAAGGAACTGGAAGAGGAGAACAAGAGGTTAAAACTTGCCTTGGCCGATTCGATAGTTGCCAACAAGATGCTTGAGACGCTGATAGATGTTTCAAATGATGAATACAAGACGGATTTAAAAAAAAACTTTGGCAACGGACTGTTTCAAAAAGGCCTGAAGAAGTGAGCGTTAAGTCCGGTTGTACTTACTTTGGTTACAGTAGGTCAGCATATTATGGTTGGATGGACTCCAAGTTGAAGG
This Cecembia calidifontis DNA region includes the following protein-coding sequences:
- a CDS encoding Fic family protein, with translation MRKRKGWAVRQLAFESGVDPALVSKFEKGSRMPTEENLKSLSLALDAPFDTLRKAWVAEKIYQILEHESDAVEILSLAESRVEYLSSHKALQMQGLSKSIQEKLSAIDALKKDWNSKRPLNRTQLRKMQEFFMVSYTYESNRIEGNTLTLQETHLVVNEGITIGGKSMREHLEAINHAEAVSYIEQLVSDKMDFGPRVLMELHYLILKGIDKENAGRYRKVPVRISGSEHVPPQPFLLDKMMEEYFIHYDNQKKILHPVILAAEMHERLVSIHPFIDGNGRTSRLVMNLILLKHGLTIANLKGDLASRLSYYKALEAVQIDNNPDIFYHLVADAVIESLQKHLEMV
- a CDS encoding transposase; translated protein: MTKTVREFNRYSISFKKQVVEELENGSSYSYLQKKYDIRGAETIQRWVRSFGRDHLLNKRVRIETMDEKRRLKELEEENKRLKLALADSIVANKMLETLIDVSNDEYKTDLKKNFGNGLFQKGLKK